In Bombus huntii isolate Logan2020A chromosome 3, iyBomHunt1.1, whole genome shotgun sequence, a single genomic region encodes these proteins:
- the LOC126863593 gene encoding zinc finger protein 91-like isoform X5 — protein sequence MEDKRSAIANAECIALKCEEKGCQFITAWDSEMQRHLAECHAPITPNKSRKPLPMLIPLSPTKLNSINSSGPSTTLLKVPRVRVRPELAQIARDTELAKLYGNKEVSNLKKDANNAADLFEKKNASFFDKLKEKLTTTASINNGVPEVAVSTTNDLKCWCTFKASSMEELACHKQIHHTALSVSVGTTRCPKCRRRCKSSTDLQVHMQCCHSTSNDTSIHNSLEKLSNCSELRVTSYRGEYAFPAQTDWDVNLNGLNSSGSSVEGSSTHPGGRWVYKCPDCPFWASTASRFHVHIVGHLNRKPFECSLCAYRSNWRWDITKHIKLKAAKDPVHMTARVLMRDETGRRNYSKYNKYLAQVEQQSWDDQNMEERSVEETNSDEPPTKLFIMNSNEYRQTSDLPSSPISIVSPNEGNHNLNTINIGLKPPPILKAAARNRGQSLLKSNLISSHSLSSGSSSATIAEENKRTMWKCKRCNFRHCSREIVSMHVKSHSEPADQRHGEEKNVFGCGDCPFSASDAATLSMHRVHHRPNLDAIFKCYLCPYYVSTKVELLDHVRLHGEELAVEHQQNMEYNFPTKSKAHRTSNTDNSINRTKQEKSVEQVIHITTQSNVTCFTNVSKNSGAPPPLLLDTRALPEAPLVWVSRPDGTLAKMLKCRHCPFVSSRRAEVQDHETMHLDTPSNGPVVACADCSFTCTRREVMVAHTDMHSGSLGTVHCLVDDSRPDSQQLSDLAALLGFTHSPVLGSEPDLRDLRLVHCCSKCPARFLCEKELRIHLRYHSTELAYSCQWCSYAARQPAHLLAHQKAHSTEYQERTKYLLSLYGQSQRYPPPTTACVEANNQDSNNSTPTVAWIVVEVTESSNNGFNSSINNTNQRTGNQVFTCAKCPARYFKLDALEYHMTLHGSNNRFKCTECDYSSKTAQNLVKHQVVHRRQNEASDVTSNLSPPPDPQFGLFMRGNPNFVYPGYLRNGRLKEKRYKCHKCPSAFEKREQYRVHLTLHGAKQRYRCDTCDYSVKYYANYIQHLKKHQANAEAQASRRQFEDDTITIDSDNISDNIGSISRSGKTLKSPNNSASIMTTNGISVLNFGGAQASNQDKQSLMLLQKKGILLSSNDEVETLRCQSCPFSTCDKDMMDAHKRRHGIERMTPSCPHCDYIPRKDENVGEHIRLHFTRLYKPESYLIIELLTLTMKKISSNGKEEKQKAAELLFKEYADGRFFPFTDTNSFGSPPTVSSYKEKVIVDPNTGETKHLTV from the exons ATGGAAGATAAGAGAAGTGCAATAGCTAATGCAGAATGTATAGCATTGAAGTGTGAAGAAAAAGGATGCCAATTTATTACTGCATGGGATTCTGAAATGCAACGACACCTGGCAGAATGTCACGCTCCAATTACACCAAATAAATCCAGAAAACCACTGCCAATGTTAATTCCTCTAAGTCCTACTAAGCTAAATAGTATTAACTCCAGTGGACCTTCAACGACGTTGTTAAAAGTTCCACGTGTTAGAGTAAGACCGGAACTCGCACAAATTGCAAGAGACACGGAACTGGCAAAATTGTATGGAAATAAAGAA GTCAGCAACTTAAAGAAGGATGCGAATAACGCGGccgatttatttgaaaaaaaaaatgcgtCGTTCTTTGATAAGCTTAAGGAAAAGCTTACAACGACAGCGTCAATTAATAATGGAGTACCGGAGGTAGCTGTAAGTACTACGAACGATTTGAAATGCTGGTGTACTTTTAAAGCTAGTAGCATGGAAGAGCTGGCTTGTCACAAACAAATACACCACACTGCTCTAAGTGTATCCGTGGGCACAACGCGTTGCCCGAAGTGCAGGAGACGTTGCAAAAGTTCGACTGATCTACAAGTGCATATGCAGTGTTGTCACTCGACAAGCAACGATACGTCAATACACAATAGCTTagaaaaattatcaaattgtTCAGAACTCCGTGTGACCTCGTATCGCGGTGAATATGCATTCCCAGCGCAAACGGATTGGGACGTTAATCTCAACGGACTGAATTCCTCTGGATCATCG GTTGAAGGTTCTTCGACGCATCCAGGTGGCCGATGGGTATACAAATGCCCGGATTGTCCATTTTGGGCATCCACCGCAAGTCGTTTTCATGTTCATATTGTCGGTCATTTAAATCGGAAGCCATTCGAGTGTTCCCTATGCGCGTATCGCTCTAACTGGCGGTGGGACATCACAAAACATATTAAACTTAAAGCAGCTAAAGATCCAGTTCATATGACTGCCAGGGTACTTATGAGGGATGAAACAGGTCGACGGAATTATTccaaatataacaaatatctTGCACAG GTCGAGCAACAGTCGTGGGATGATCAAAACATGGAGGAACGTAGCGTGGAAGAAACGAATTCTGATGAACCGCCAACTAAGTTATTCATAATGAATAGCAACGAATATCGGCAAACATCGGATCTCCCGTCTTCTCCTATTTCGATCGTGTCTCCGAATGAAGGAAACCATAATCTTAACACCATTAACATCGGATTGAAACCACCACCGATTCTTAAAGCTGCTGCGAGGAATCGGGGACAGTCTTTACTTAAAAGCAATTTGATTTCCTCTCATTCACTATCAAGTGGATCATCATCAGCGACGATCGCAGAGGAAAATAAACGTACAATGTGGAAATGCAAACGTTGCAATTTTCGACATTGTAGTAGAGAAATTGTTTCTATGCACGTTAAATCTCACAGTGAGCCAGCTGACCAACGCCATGGAGAAGAAAAA AATGTATTTGGTTGTGGAGATTGTCCATTTTCCGCATCTGATGCAGCAACGTTATCGATGCATAGAGTTCATCATCGTCCAAATTTGGATgctatttttaaatgttatttatgTCCATATTATGTCAGTACAAAagt AGAGCTTTTGGATCATGTCAGACTTCATGGAGAAGAGCTCGCCGTTGAGCACCAACAGAATATGGAGTACAATTTCCCTACCAAGTCTAAAGCACATCGAACTTCAAACACTGATAATA GTATTAATCGCACGAAACAAGAGAAGTCTGTAGAGCAAGTGATTCATATCACAACGCAGAGCAACGTGACTTGCTTCACTAATGTTTCGAAGAATTCCGGAGCCCCACCACCATTGCTTCTTGATACACGAGCACTGCCTGAAGCTCCATTAGTATGGGTGTCCCGACCAGATGGTACACTAGcgaaaatgttaaaatgtCGTCACTGCCCTTTTGTATCTTCGCGACGAGCAGAAGTCCAGGATCATGAAACCATGCACCTAGATACTCCTAGTAATGGTCCTGTGGTCGCTTGTGCAGATTGTAGTTTCACTTGCACACGGCGAGAAGTCATGGTTGCACATACAGATATGCATTCCGGATCTTTAGGCACTGTTCATTGCTTGGTAGATGATTCAAGGCCAGATTCGCAGCAATTAAGCGATTTGGCTGCGCTTCTCGGCTTTACTCATTCTCCGGTATTAGGTTCGGAACCTGATCTACGAGACTTAAGACTTGTGCATTGTTGTAGCAAATGTCCAGCGCGATTCCTTTGCGAAAAGGAATTAAGAATACATTTAAGATATCATTCTACAGAACTAGCTTATTCTTGCCAATGGTGTTCTTATGCTGCTCGACAACCGGCCCATCTTTTAGCCCATCAGAAGGCACATTCTACGGAGTATCAAGAGCGTACCAAATATTTGTTATCTTTGTACGGCCAGTCACAGCGATACCCGCCCCCTACCACAGCTTGTGTTGAAGCAAATAATCAAGATTCAAATAATTCTACACCTACTGTCGCATGGATTGTAGTCGAAGTAACAGAAAGTTCCAACAACGGGTTTAATAGTAGCATAAACAACACAAATCAACGAACTGGTAATCAAGTATTCACTTGTGCAAAATGTCCGGCTCGTTATTTCAAATTGGATGCTCTAGAATATCATATGACCTTGCATGGATCAAACAATAGATTTAAATGCACTGAGTGTGACTATTCGTCGAAAACGGCTCAGAATTTAGTGAAACATCAGGTAGTTCATAGACGTCAAAACGAAGCGAGCGATGTAACTTCAAATCTGTCGCCTCCTCCCGACCCACAGTTTGGACTTTTTATGCGTGGGAATCCTAACTTTGTATATCCTGGTTATTTAAGAAACGGCCGATTAAAAGAAAAGCGATATAAATGCCATAAATGTCCTTCTGCCTTTGAGAAACGAGAACAATACAGAGTTCATCTAACTCTGCACGGTGCGAAACAAAGATATCGCTGCGACACGTGCGACTATTCCGTAAAATATTACGCTAATTATATTCAACATCTGAAGAAACATCAGGCAAATGCAGAGGCGCAAGCTTCACGTAGACAATTTGAAGACGATACAATTACCATTGATAGTGATAATATTTCCGATAATATAGGCTCCATTTCACGTTCAGGAAAGACGCTTAAATCACCCAATAATTCAGCTTCAATCATGACTACAAATGGTATATCAGTGTTAAATTTTGGTGGAGCACAGGCCTCGAATCAAGATAAGCAGTCCTTAATGTTGCTACAAAAGAAAGGGATACTTCTATCTTCTAACGACGAAGTGGAGACGTTACGTTGTCAAAGCTGTCCGTTTTCTACGTGTGACAAAGACATGATGGATGCTCATAAGCGTCGACATGGCATTGAAAGAATGACACCGTCTTGTCCTCATTGCGATTATATACCGCGAAAAGATGAGAATGTCGGCGAACATATTAGATTGCATTTTACAAGACTTTATAAACCAGAATCCTATCTTATTATAGAACTATTAACATTGACAATGAAAAAGATATCTTCAAACGGAAAGGAAGAGAAACAAAAGGCTGCCGAATTACTTTTTAAAGAATACGCGGATGGaagattttttccttttaccGATACCAATTCCTTTGGGAGTCCTCCTACTGTGAGCAGTTACAAAGAAAAAGTCATAGTCGATCCAAATACAGGAGAAACGAAACATTTAACTgtttag